In the genome of Candidatus Glassbacteria bacterium, the window GGGCGTCTCGAAGGAGGCAGCCAAACCCGCTTTTTAGACACAGCCGTATGCTCCCGACTCCCGGCCGGGACATCCCCGGCGAATTCCGCGCATAATTTCCCCTAACCACTACCATCCGGCCATCCAGTCATCCCGCCCTCCCATTCCAAACTCCTGCCCCACGGCGCTATTACTTATGAAACAGCCGCACCCATGAAACAACCGTTGAAGATCGCCCACGCATCGGACGTTCACCTGGATACAGATTACTTCGGCGGAGAGGAAAACCGGGCCTCCCGGGATCATTGCCGGGAAATCTTCCAACGCCTGCTGGAGGAAATCAGCGCGGAACGGCCCCACCTGTTCCTGCTGCCGGGCGACCTCTTCGACTCCAACCGCGCCACGGACGATACCATCCGCTGGAGCATGGAAAAGCTGGGGGCGCTGCCTTTTCCCGTGGCGATGATTCCCGGCAACCACGACTGCCTGGAGGAAGGCTCCATCTTCAAGCGCTACGATTTTTGCAAAATTCCCAATATGGAAATGCTGCTGGCCGGGGAGGGCGAAACGGTGGAACTGCCCGCCCTGGGCGCGGCCATCTGGGGAAAGGGGATGGTGGAGCACTCCACCGAGTTTCAGCCATTGGACGGGCTGCCTCCGGCCGGGGAGGGCCGCTGGAACCTGGCCATGGGCCACGGCATCTACGTGGGACGCGAGGGGATGGGATACCGCTCCTCTCCCGTGGAAGCCAAGCAGATTTCCCGCTCCGGTTATGACTACATCGCCCTGGGTCATCATCACGCCCTGCTGGACGTGAGCGCCAACGGCACTCCGGCCTACTATTGCGGCTCCCCGGTGCCCATCTCCCCGGAGCGCCACGGCACCTGGCTGCTGGTGGAACTGGAGGAGGGCCGGCCCGCTACGGTTACCGTGCGCACCCTGGAGCATTCGTAGGAATGGGGCCGGTGAGTCCTGTAACTTGAGAGACCGTAATTCCAATTCTTCACCACCGGGTCACACTCCGTTTTCCAGTCCTTAATTTTTTCACGGATCAGGCCGATAATGCTATGCTCCGCATGGGATTGATTTTCTCCATCTCCATCATGACAAGATCGGCAACGGGGAAATTTCATGGCTCGGTCCAAATCCAACTCGAATGCTGACATAAAACCCCGGCAGGTTAAAATTTCCACCCTCGGGCGCTTTTCCGTCGAAGTCGATGGAAACCCGCTGCGGTTCGGTACCA includes:
- a CDS encoding DNA repair exonuclease codes for the protein MKQPLKIAHASDVHLDTDYFGGEENRASRDHCREIFQRLLEEISAERPHLFLLPGDLFDSNRATDDTIRWSMEKLGALPFPVAMIPGNHDCLEEGSIFKRYDFCKIPNMEMLLAGEGETVELPALGAAIWGKGMVEHSTEFQPLDGLPPAGEGRWNLAMGHGIYVGREGMGYRSSPVEAKQISRSGYDYIALGHHHALLDVSANGTPAYYCGSPVPISPERHGTWLLVELEEGRPATVTVRTLEHS